A DNA window from Phoenix dactylifera cultivar Barhee BC4 chromosome 13, palm_55x_up_171113_PBpolish2nd_filt_p, whole genome shotgun sequence contains the following coding sequences:
- the LOC103701652 gene encoding aspartyl protease AED3-like, translating into MAMAGPPLLLLLLLLVAAVAASGGATATPAGCAAPADGGSTLRVLHAFGPCSPFHPSTSWEDTVLDLLSRDDSRLIYLASLATARRSFVPIAPGRQVLQTPTYVVRARLGTPPQPLLLALDTSSDVAWLPCSGCTGCPYSAVAPLFDTSRSTTHRPVPCGAPPCWQVPNPSCPFGSAACGFNLTYGSSSLVASLAQDSLSVASDVVPGYTFGCLQKTTGPSVPPQGLLGLGRGPLSFLSQTKNLYASTFSYCLPSFKSLNFSGTLRLGPVGQPYRIKTTPLRSNPHRSSLYYVDMVGIRVGRKVVDIPPAALAFDAATGGGTIFDSGTMFTRLVAPAYVAVRDEFRRRVRGKVTSLGGFDTCYNGPFVAPAITFMFVGMNVTLPADNYLIHSTAGSITCLAMAATPDNVNSVLNVIANMQQMNHRVLFDVPNGRLGVARERCSF; encoded by the coding sequence ATGGCCATGGCTGGTCCGCCCCTactactgctgctgctgctactaGTGGCAGCTGTTGCGGCCTCCGGCGGTGCCACCGCGACCCCGGCAGGTTGCGCCGCCCCGGCTGACGGTGGCTCGACGCTGCGCGTTCTCCACGCCTTCGGCCCCTGCTCCCCCTTCCACCCCTCCACCTCCTGGGAAGACACCGTCCTCGATCTCCTCTCCCGCGACGACTCCCGCCTCATCTACCTCGCATCCCTTGCCACCGCCCGCCGATCCTTTGTCCCCATCGCCCCCGGCCGTCAGGTCCTCCAGACCCCTACCTACGTCGTCCGCGCCCGCCTCGGCACCCCGCCCCAGCCCCTCCTCCTCGCCCTCGACACCAGCAGCGACGTCGCCTGGCTCCCTTGCTCCGGCTGCACCGGCTGCCCCTACTCCGCCGTCGCTCCGCTCTTTGATACCTCCCGCTCCACCACCCACCGTCCCGTCCCTTGCGGCGCTCCGCCGTGCTGGCAAGTCCCCAACCCCTCCTGCCCCTTCGGATCCGCCGCCTGCGGCTTCAACCTCACCTATGGCTCTTCCTCCCTCGTCGCCTCCCTCGCCCAGGACTCCCTCTCCGTTGCCTCCGACGTCGTCCCCGGCTACACCTTCGGCTGCCTCCAGAAGACCACCGGCCCCTCCGTTCCACCCCAGGGCCTCCTCGGCCTCGGCcgcggccccctctccttcctctcccaaacTAAGAACCTCTACGCCTCCACCTTCTCCTACTGCCTCCCTAGCTTCAAGTCCCTCAACTTCTCCGGCACTCTCCGCCTCGGCCCTGTCGGCCAGCCCTACCGTATTAAAACCACTCCGCTCCGCTCCAACCCCCACCGCTCTTCTCTCTACTACGTCGACATGGTCGGAATCCGCGTCGGCCGCAAGGTGGTCGACATCCCGCCGGCGGCTCTGGCCTTCGACGCCGCCACCGGCGGAGGGACGATCTTCGACTCCGGGACGATGTTCACCCGCCTGGTGGCGCCGGCGTACGTGGCGGTGAGGGACGAGTTCCGGCGCCGGGTGCGGGGCAAAGTGACGTCGCTCGGCGGATTCGACACGTGTTACAACGGCCCCTTTGTGGCGCCGGCGATAACGTTTATGTTCGTCGGGATGAACGTGACGCTGCCGGCGGACAACTACTTGATTCACAGCACGGCGGGATCGATCACTTGCCTGGCCATGGCGGCGACGCCGGACAACGTGAACTCGGTACTCAACGTGATTGCCAACATGCAGCAGATGAACCACCGGGTGCTCTTCGACGTTCCCAACGGCAGGCTGGGTGTCGCCCGTGAGCGTTGCTCCTTTTAA